The Psychrobacillus sp. FSL K6-4046 DNA window TTTCAAACAATACAGTCGTTCTCAATATAAGCGTTGTCATTTCCTCTGCACCATCTGGAAGCCATCTTTCATCTGGCATGATTTCAAAAGGAATCATTTGCATATCCTTTGAAGCTACTGTGCCTACCAGTTCTATAGAATGCTTGGAAACAACTTTGGGAGCTTCTCCATTAATCACTTTAAAGACTTCTAACTTAATATTCTCGATTTGCTCATAGTCATGAACTCCATCAATATAAATCGTACCTGAAAGATTGATCCCATGTTCAATATAAGGATGATCCACCACAGTATCAATCTTTATGGATTTCACTTCAATACTGGAGTTGAATTTTTTGGCCATTATTCTCATTCCACCTTGTTATTTGTGTACTCATAGTGTTTTTCAACAATTGGTTCAAATTTATTGTACCTCTTTTTAAACATTGTGTAAAAATGGGAAACGATAACTTTTAAAATAGCATAGCCAGGTATACCCAAAATTACTCCAGGAACTCCGAACATTGCACCAGAAGTAATCAATACAAAAATTATTGTAATCGGATGCACATGCAATGATTTGCCCATAATTTGTGGCGATATAAACTTCCCTTCAATTAACTGAACAATTGTCCAGACTACTGCAAGTTTGATAAGCATGAAAGGAGAGGTAACTAAGGCAATAATTGCAGCCGGAGTTATCGCTATAACTGGACCTAAGTATGGAACAACGCTCGTAACCATTGCTATAACACCCAACAATAATGCATAATCCATCCCAATGATGGTGAAACCAATAAAGATCATAATACCTATACACATAGAGACAAGAATTTGACCCTGAATATACGAGCTGATCTGCTTATCGATGCTAGTAAAAACCGACTTTATGTCATCTCTCATGCGGGGTGGAAAAATTTTTAGTACATAAGCAGGAAGCTTTTCCCCATCCTTTAAAAGATAGAATAAGATAAAAGGAACAGTAACGATTGCCAGTATAAAGCTAGTTAATATACCGATAACAGAGGAAATTCCTGTTGCAATTCCTGTAAAGGTTTCCTGGAAAAATGCACCTAGCTCCTTCGGTAAATCATACAGAAGATTAGCAACATCGGTTTCTATTTGCAAATAGTACGTGCTTATAAGAGAGTTCGTTCTCAAGAATGAATCTAAGCGGGTTAAGACTTCTATAAAATAACCTGGAAGCTCTTCTGCCAATTTAAAAAATTGAGCTTTTAAAAATGGAAACACTAAGAAAACTAATAAGGTAATAATACCAACCAAAGCTAAGAAGATGAGTAGTATACCAATCACTCGTTTAACTTTAATTTTTTCTAGCATACGCAATATTGGTCTAAGTAAATAATAGATGATGACTGCTAATATGATTGGTAGGATGACATTCCCTAGAAAAACGGTTAATGGGACAAATATGAAGGAAATTTCATCATAAATCATGATAATTAAGCCAATCATTAAAAGCAGTATGAGCGTAAATATAGTATTACGACCACCTAAAAATTTTATGTATCTAGTTGAGAAAAAAGAAGGTTTTTCAGGTTCCAATTTTACATAACATCCTTTCCTAACTTAATTTTACGAATGAATAAATTTTATCGCAAATTTAAAAGTCCTATTCCCCTAAAAAATCTTCTATGGCCTTTCTATTCTGATCCTCGTCAATCACTAAAACATCTCCTGCGTGACTATAGTTCTTATCGTAATAGCTTCCTGGTACAGGGACAGTCATTTTATCCATTTCTAGTTTTCCACTAACTATAGCATCCATGATTCGAATAACTTTATCCTTACGTGAATAGTCTGTTTGAATATATCCTTCAGCTGCACCTATAAATTTGGGTACATTAGAAACATTTTGTATGGAGATTACCTCGTCCTTTAATGCTTCCATTACTTTTTGTTGGCGCGCAACCCTTCCAAAATCACCTTCTCCGTCGGCTCGGAATCGTGCGTAACCAAGTATTTCCTGTCCATTGAGCTGTTGTTCACCTTTTGTAAGTGAAACTCCAATTTTTTCAGACATATCCTTCTCTACATCCATTGTAATTCCTTCAGGAGCGAGAATATCTACCAATGATTCAAAGCTTCTAAAATCTATTAATGCATAATGATGGATAGGTATATCAAACATATTCTGAAGAGTTGCCTGCAATAATGGCACTCCGTCTAAATAATAGGCTGTATTAAGCTTATAAGACTTGTAGTTAGGTATATCCGCATAAATATCTCGCATAAATGAAATGACTTTAACGTCATTTTTTTCTTTATCCCAAGAAATGACCATCATTGTATCTGTTCGGGATCTCTCTTTCCCTCCCGCTCCGGAATCTGCTCCAAGGACTAGAATATTTTCTCGTTCACCTTTTGACCAAGCATCCCCTTCAAAGTCAATATCCTGTTTTACTTTTGTTTCATTAGCTAAATTATAGCCTTCCCGATATTGTAAAAATGAGTAAATACCAATTGTTAACCCAGCTAGTAACAGAACAGTAAGGAATACTCTTCCTTTCCGTAGTTTTTTTTTCGGTTTATATCGTCTTTCTGTATTTCTTTCTTCAGTCATATTAAATCTCCCCTTGAGCTCTTCATAGATGCTGTTTTGATGGTGCACGTATTTAGTTTCCCATATTTATATCATACTCTTATAATAACGTATTTACAGTGCGTTGGTTTCAGAATTTTGTACAACTTGAAAAGTAATGGTAAAATCATTTTACTATAATAGGAGGGATATAAAAATGATAGAAAGAGCTACGTTCGCAGGAGGCTGTTTTTGGTGCATGGTAAAACCGTTTGATACTTGGGAAGGCATACATAAGGTAACATCAGGATATATGGGTGGTCATATCGAAAATCCCACATATGAACAAGTGAAAAAAGGGGACTCAGGTCATTTAGAGGTGGTTGAAATCCAGTATGACTCCTCTATGTTCGATTATGAAAAACTACTAGAAATATATTGGCAACAAATAGATCCAACGGATGCTGGTGGTCAATTCCAGGATCGAGGCGAAAGCTATACGACAGCAATATTCGTATATAATGAAGAACAACGCATGCTCGCAGAAAAGTCTAAAGAGCAGCTAGCGGCTAGCGGTAAATTTTCCAAACCGATTGTTACGGTAATTCGAGATGCTGAAACGTTTTACAAAGCAGAGGACTATCACCAAGACTTCTATAAAAAAAGTCCTGATCATTATAAAGAAGATCTTGCTCAATCAGGACGCGTGGAGTTTATCGAAGAACATTGGGAGAAATAATTTAAACTTAACGTCAGATTTTTAAGGTAAGATGCTGCAACTATGAGTGTATGGACTGCTGTCGTTCATACACTCGTAGGCATGTTCATTTAGCTTTCCAATGATTGGTCATCAACTATTTTATTTTTATGATTATTTAAAACCTTTTCCAACTACGGTTTCTTTATCCAAATCTACAACCACAGTCAAATCCCCATTTTTATCAGAATCCGTATGATTAAATGAAACTGAATATACTACTTTATCTCTGTCATAATCATCAAAAAGATATTTTTTATTTTCTTCTGTTACGTTAATCTCTTCAACCACAGAATCCATGGGAGAAGTTGGTATTAAATCTTGTTCAGATTCCGAAAGACTATTGAATGCTACCATCTCAATTTCAAGTGAAGAACATCCGAATAAAGTGATCATTAATAAAGATAATAGATGTAGCTTTAAAATTTTCTTTATAATCGTTTCCTCCCTATCATTTACCGTATACCTATCATAACATTAACATGCCCTTACTAGCGTTAGTGTCAGCCTTGACGTAGCAGTCTTATACTGATGACCAGGTAAACGATTTTTCTAAAAGTATTACTATATCCACCACGCCATACTTCTATCTTAAAACCATCAATATCTACCATATTGATTTCTCCATTAAATACACTCTGGATGGTTTCAACATTTTTAGGAATTTCCTTTAAAATATCCCACCAATAGGGTTAATATAAGCCCAACAAATCAACGTTTGATAGCTTTTGTTTGAACACCGTGCTATAATAAGAGCATTGTGAATTTTAGGAGGTATAGCATGATTGCAGTAAGTAATGTAAGTCTTCGATTTGGTGATCGTAAATTATTCGAAGATGTAAATATAAAGTTTACACCTGGTAACTGTTATGGGTTAATCGGTGCAAACGGAGCTGGTAAATCTACATTTATCAAAATCTTGTCGGGGGAAATTGAGCCACAAGAAGGTAATGTGATTATGAACCCAGATGAGCGCTTAGCGATTTTGAAGCAAAATCACTTTGAGTATGAAGAATACAATGTGCTTGAAACAGTGATCATGGGTCATAAACGTTTATATGAAGTAATGAACGAAAAAAATGCAATTTACATGAAGGAAGACTTTTCTGACGAAGATGGTATGCGTGCCGCTGAGTTAGAAGGAGAATTTGCAGACCTTAACGGTTGGGAAGCTGAATCAGAGGCAGCCATCCTTTTACAAGGACTAGGTATTCCTGATAGCATGCACCAAAAGAAACTGTCTGAATTAACTGGGTCAGAAAAAGTAAAAGTACTTTTAGCTCAAGCTTTATTTGGCAAACCAGATGTACTTTTACTAGATGAGCCTACCAACCATTTAGATATCAAAGCAATTCAATGGCTAGAAGATTTCCTTATCAACTTTGAAAATACTGTAATCGTAGTTTCGCATGACCGTCACTTTTTAAACAAAGTATGTACACACATTGCAGACCTAGATTTCAGCAAAATCCAAGTTTATGTAGGAAACTATGACTTCTGGTATGAATCAAGCCAGCTTGCTACTAAAATGGCTCAGGATCAAAATAGTAAAAAAGAAGAAAAAATTAAAGAACTACAAGCCTTCATTGCTCGCTTTAGTGCGAATGCATCTAAATCAAAGCAAGCAACATCTCGTAAAAAAATGTTAGATAAGATTGAACTAGATGATATTAGACCTTCTTCTCGTAAATATCCATATGTGAACTTCTCTATGAAGCGTGAAATTGGTAATGACGTATTACAGGTTCAAGATTTAGGTTACTCGCTAGAGAACGAAAAACTATTCTCAGGTATGAACTTCACTATGAACAAAGACGATAAAATTATCTTGTTAGGTGATGAGCTTGCTAAATCTGCTTTACTTCGTATGCTTGCAGAAGAGGAAGAGCCACAAGAAGGCTCTATTCGTTGGGGTGTAACTACATCTCGTGCGTACTTCCCATTAGACAATGCAAAATACTTTAACGGTACAGAAACTTCACTAGTTGATTGGTTACGCCAATATTCACCTGATGATGAAAGTGAAACATTCCTTCGTGGTTTCCTAGGACGTATGCTTTTCTCTGGGGAAGAAGTGAAGAAGAAACCTTCTGTCCTTTCTGGTGGAGAAAAAGTTCGTTGTATGCTTTCTAAAATGATGCTTTCCGAAAGTAATGTTTTATTGCTAGATGAGCCTACTAACCATTTAGACTTGGAATCCATCCAAGCATTGAATAATGGATTAATTGCGTTCAAAGGCGCTATGATATTCACTTCTCATGACCATCAGTTCATCCAAACGATTGCAAATCGTGTAATCGAAATCCGCAAGGACGGCTCTATTCTAGATAAACAGCTGACATACGATGAATTCTTAGAATGGAAAGAATCTCAAAAATTATAATACGTAAAAAGGGTATTCGTAAATATTTACGATACCCTTTTTTTTATATCCCATGGTACTTTTTTCGTATAAAAAAGGGTGTTAGACGTATAGTCTTACACCTTCTTAGATGTTTTTATAAAACGTCCTAGCAATGAACGTGCTGGTAATTTCCCAAGCAAGCTATCACTTGTTTCCGATACCTTTTTCATTGTATCTAACAGCTTATGTTCTCCAGCCCAATGCTCTTCTACGATCTCAGGGGAAAACTTATTTAAAAGCATATTGACAATAAATGCTGCAACAATAATATCATCCATGTATCCACCTGGTCCTATTAAGCCCTCGGGTAACATATCAATTGGAGTAATAAAGTATAGGATACCGCTACCAATAAGTGTTTTACTTTTTGCGTCAATGCGATCATCTAGCATAGATTTTATAAGTAAATGGAAAAAATCTGGAGCAAAAAGAAGGTATGGAGTAAACTTACCTAACTTGTTTGATTTGGAATCTACATATTTCGTTATTTTAGCACGTAGTTTTGTGTAAAAGTCTTGTTGCTCCTCATAGGAAGGTAATTCCTTTTTTAACTCTAAATTCATACAAAGCTCCCCTTTCTTGTTCTCACTATACCAAAAATTTTGGAAAAAGAAACTTAAATAGCACTCATTCGAGTATATTAATGAGCACTTCAAAGAGTTAGTTTTATAATTAGCCCTTTACTATAAAAAAATCATAGTAGTAAACTGGTGAAATCTATTTATATCTTACTTAAATATGGCCATTATTGTAAATACATTTTATCTAGTTTCAAGTATTCATTTAAAGCCTGCTGTAATGTGCCATAAGTTCTTGTATCTTTATCAAATAGCATGCCTAATCGAATCATTTGTCGAACAACCTCAGGTCTTAAACCAGTAATTACTGTTTGGCATCCCATCATTGATGTACCATAAATTGTCTTTAACAGATGTTCTATTACTTCTGTCTCCATTTCTGCTATACCTGATAAATCTATTATTAAAGTTTGGATTCTGAGTTTACTAATTTCAGTTAATACTTTTTCTTCTAGAATTGAAGTTCTATATGTATCTACTGATCCAATTAAAGGTAAAATACAAATGGAAGGTGTGATCGGTATTATTGGTACCGATAAAGTTTCAACTACTTTTTTCTGAGAGGATATCAAAGCATCTTTATAAGTTGAATAATTAATAAAAAATTCATTTAAGAAGTTGTCAATTCTATTATTTAGCTGCTTTTCAATTTTAAAGAAGTCCTCTAGGTCCATCATTTGATCGGAATCATTCAATTCCTTTATAAACCTCCACATGGTTCGACGGATAGCTTGCACCCATTCTAATTTAAAAGAAAGCGTTAAAGAATGAGTTGCCCACGCAATTCCTTCTTGTTTAGCAAATAGATCTAACTCCTCATCATTACCCTCGATAATGTTTTTAATAAGATGATGTGCATTGTTGATAAGGTCAATATCACCAACTCTTAAAATATCATTTATCTTATCTTTAACATTTACTGCCTCTGATAAAAGATTATCTTCGACTTTCCCCTTGTTACCTTCGAAATATTCTTTAATTCCTCCGTCTAATAATAGCTTTTCCAAGTGACATCCCCCTATAATTTAAATAAAATTAAACACTCGATTCTTATACCCAAATTCTTTGAATATTAAACACTATGTAGATAGTGTTTTCTTTAGAGTTTAATATATTTTTAGGAAAAAAAATAGCCCATCATAATGATGGGCTTCCTACTTATAGTTTTGTTACATTTGCAGCTTGTGGCCCGCGATTTCCTTCTACAACTTCAAATTCTACACTTTGGCCTTCTTCAAGTGATTTGAAGCCATCACCTTGAATAGCAGAGAAGTGTACGAATACATCATTTTCTCCTTCAATTTCGATGAATCCAAATCCTTTTTCTGCATTAAACCATTTTACAGTACCTTGTTTCATGTTATTACCTCCAAAAATAAAATTAACAATATGTAAACTAAAAATTCACATATTCCATGAAGTACCGACATCACATCATCGATCACTACATGGGATATGTGAATTGCTCAACCGGTTTATACTTTATTGTTACTATAAATTATAGCAGTTGGATAAATTTAGTCAACAAATAATTACATTATTCTAAATCGTTTACTTGATATTAAATATTATTCCATGGAAAATTTGTAAGTCATCTTCACACGACTCACAATAACATTGTTCCTTTACTGACCAAAATGCCCAGTACTTATTGTTTCTCATCTCTTCTTTTGGGAACTTCCTTCTTAATTCGGTTAGTTTTTTTTCTAAAAATGAGCGAGCTTGGTCCTCTTGATCAAATTCCGCTTTTTCCATTATAAACTCTTCCCAGCCCTCAAAAGCCCACCACGGCTCATAGTCTGCTTTCATATAAATAACCTCATACATATTGTAATCGCCTCTAATACTTTTTATTAATACATATTTTACTGCTCACAAAGAAAATGTCTACTCTTTTGACTTTTGAAACTGAATAAATTGAAAAAATTTGCTATTTACGTTAAGTTATAAATAACATCAAAGTAAATAAAAGAGAAATTAAACGGTAATATGCTCCCATTAATTTCGACATATATGAAACCTTCTTTTCTCTCGTTCGTATAATGTAGTGTATATATAAGGAGGTCTTGACTATGACACAAGTAATACAAACCGTCATTCGTCATATTATTAATGTTCCTGTCATGATTACATCATGGCTAATTTTCTTCTTCCCAGTTGAATTAGGTTTTTTTGTAAGCTCAGCGTTAGCAGTAGTTACCTACCTAACTTCTAATTTTGCTATCAAAAAAATTCAACAGAGATCTATTATGAAGAAATATGATTTAACTTCATCAGAGTATTTTCATATTCGAAAGCAGATTAAGGAAGCAACAGCAAAAGTTCGTACACTTAATAACCATTATTTAAAAGTACGATCAGTGAGCTCTTTTAAACAGCTTTTCGAATTAAATAGATTAGCAAAACGAATTATTGCTTTAGTTAAAGCAAACCCAAAGAAATTTTACCAAGCTGAAAACTTCTTCTACGCTCATTTAGATTCGGCAGTAGAGCTAACATCTAAGTATACATTCTTAGTTTCTCAGCCATCAAAGAACAAAGAAATGAAAATTGCTTTGCAGGATACTCGTGAAACACTAGAATCCATTAACTCTGTCATGGAAGATGACTTAAAAAATGTTCTTGCTAGTGACATGGAGCACTTAAGAATGGAACTTGATTTTGCTAAACTATCCGTATCTAAAAACGAAAAACCCTTATATCTAAAAGGAGAGACAACAAATGAGCGAAAATATCTCGAATAAAACAGACGATCTTTTAATGGACGAACTACTTAATAATCCATTTTCTCTAAATGAAACAAAGCCTCAAACTTTAACTAAACAAGCAAATGAGGCGCTACCAACTAAATTAATTGATCGCTTATCGGAAGAAGAGAAACAAAAAGCTAAGCAGCTAGCAGATCAAATACCTGCTGGTAATTATGAAGCGATTTTAACATATGGAGCCAATGCTCAAACAGAGCTTACCCGCTTTTCACATCAAATGCTGGACCATGTGCAAAAGAAAGATATCGGACCAGTTGGAGATATATTAGGCGATTTAATGAAAAAACTTTCAGAGCTAAATCCTGAAGAGCTTTCCAACGAAAAGAAGAGTGGCATTAAAAAGCTTTTTAATCGTGTAAACAGATCTGTTCAAGAAATGATGACAAAATATCAAAAGCTTAGTACGCAAATCGATCGTATCGGTATTCAATTAGAGCATTCAAAACGTGGTCTAGTAGAGGATGTTCAAATGTTAGATAAGCTATATGATCAAAACAAAACATATTTTCAAGCATTAAACGTTTATATTGCAGCTGCTGAACTAAAAAAAGATGAAATACTCAACGTTACGATCCCAGAACTAAAAAGAAAAGCAGAAATGTCAAACGACCAAATGGCTTACCAGGAAGTTAATGATATGGCCCAATTTGTAGATCGACTTGAAAAACGAGTTTATGACCTACAGCTTTCACGTCAGATTACCATTCAAAGTGCGCCACAAATACGTATGATCCAACAAACGAACCAAACGTTAGCTGAAAAAATACAATCTTCTATCATGACATCCATTCCATTATGGAAAAACCAGATTGCGATTGCCTTAACGTTAAATCGTCAGCAAAAAGCAGTAGCAGCTCAAAGACAAGTTACAAAAACAACTAACGACTTACTATTGAAAAACTCGGAAATGCTCAAAGTGAATAGTATTGAAACAGCTAAAGAAAATGAGCGAGGTATCGTAGAAATCGATACATTGAAGAAAACACAGGAAAATCTTCTGCAAACAATCGAGGAAACGATGCGTATTCAAGCAGATGGCAGAGTTAAGCGAAAAGCTGCTGAAATTGAAATTGGTCGAATGGAAGAAGAATTAAAACAACGTCTCCTTCTTATTGCAGACCAATCTAAAAACAGATCCGTACAACCATAAATTGCATATCAATAAAATAAAGACTGGAGTCTAACTCAGAATCTTGAGTTTGACTCCAGTCTTTTTATTTGGCTATGTTAAAGGATAATGTTTATATTTTTAAAATGATTTGGTGTTCCCTACTTCTATAAACAAAGGAACTTTTAAATGGCTATTAAGAACATAAATAGATTGTGAAATTGACAGTTTTTTAGCTTTGTTTATGCGAGTAAATTTTTTTAATGCTTTATAGATGCTAAAGCTGTTCCAGTTATTGATCGGAACGCCATACGGCGACTCCTACTGGATGAGTGAGAGTGAGACAGATAAGACATCACAACCACGCGCGTAAGCGATGGGTGATGGCTTATCGTTCAACCCGAGGAAAGCGTCCGGCTGGTGCGAAAAATCAATACTACTCTCTGATCTAAGATTTGTTTGCATTATAAATCAACCATAACCTTTAACATAGCCTCTTTATAAAACAATACTGAGATTGACTATTCTTCTTAGCTTTTTACGACATGCTGAAGCATTTTACGCAGTAAGCGCAACGTTTCATCTGAGAACCTCTCCATAGAGGAAGCTGTCGCTGTTTTCTTACCGAAGATAAGCTGGAACAGGTTAATTTGTTCGTCTGTTGGGTCCTCTTCATTAAGAAATAAATGAAGTATAGAAATCTGCTTTCGCTCGACTTCCAATACTGCCTCAGCAGTATCCATAATACCATTTTGTGCATAGCCAAAAGCTGAGGGCTCTCCGTCTGAGAAGACAAGTAGAAATTTATGTGTCTCTGGTCTAGTTTCTAAACGTTTGCCTATCCAACGGATTGCAAATCCATCTCGGTTATCCTCATGAGCTTCCATGGCCAAAATGTTTTGGCCACTATCCTTTTGTCCATCTTCTAATCGATGAATCCATTCAAATGTATTAGGCTGGCTAGTTTCAGTTGCCTCATAGGCATCTTCATAATGAAGTACGATTTCATGAACAATGTTTAATTCTCTTAGTACATCGTGGAATAATAAAACAGCCTTTTGGGTCTCTGGCATTTTATCCTGCATAGATGCAGACCCATCTACCAGTAAACCAAATACGGCGTTGAGTCTTGTACTTGGAGCATCTTTTTTGTAGAACGGCTTAGGTCTTTCCTCTGTCCATATAGACGTCATTCGAGTAGAAAGTCGACCTTTTGATAAATTGGTCCGCTTATCTACCTTTTTTTGTTCCATACGTTTTTTCATTTCATGGACAAAGGCCTTAACAAAGGGAGCTTGCTCCTGCCGGATTGTCTGCAGTTCTAATTTCGTATGTGGATGGAGCATGCTTTCAATTCTCTTTTCTTCGTATATCACATTTAAATGTTCATATCCAAAGCTCTTGCCTGCCTTCTTGGTACTTCCCATTTTATCCTCTACTTGATCTGACGAAAGATTTTCCTTCGTATTCCCAGAGGATTGTCCCCTACCCGTTTCCGTAATGTCATGACCCTCTCGGCCTTCTTCAGCGTTGACATTTTGTTCAGCTTTCCCATCTGTTCCGTGTTCCAGCTCATACTGTAGATGGACTCCGCTTTCCTGTTCATTTTCTCTATGCCAGGATCTAAATACTTCCTCGATTGTGTCTTTCCTTTCATCCTCACCTTTTATAGAATCCTTCATGCCTTGATGATAATGAAAGTCTTTATTCATTAAAGTATTAGGAGAAAGAATCGCATAAAATTGTAAAATAGAATCAGTCGAAATATATTCCCTTAAAAAATTTACAAGCTGATACGCTAA harbors:
- a CDS encoding 5-bromo-4-chloroindolyl phosphate hydrolysis family protein gives rise to the protein MTQVIQTVIRHIINVPVMITSWLIFFFPVELGFFVSSALAVVTYLTSNFAIKKIQQRSIMKKYDLTSSEYFHIRKQIKEATAKVRTLNNHYLKVRSVSSFKQLFELNRLAKRIIALVKANPKKFYQAENFFYAHLDSAVELTSKYTFLVSQPSKNKEMKIALQDTRETLESINSVMEDDLKNVLASDMEHLRMELDFAKLSVSKNEKPLYLKGETTNERKYLE
- a CDS encoding LCP family protein, producing the protein MTEERNTERRYKPKKKLRKGRVFLTVLLLAGLTIGIYSFLQYREGYNLANETKVKQDIDFEGDAWSKGERENILVLGADSGAGGKERSRTDTMMVISWDKEKNDVKVISFMRDIYADIPNYKSYKLNTAYYLDGVPLLQATLQNMFDIPIHHYALIDFRSFESLVDILAPEGITMDVEKDMSEKIGVSLTKGEQQLNGQEILGYARFRADGEGDFGRVARQQKVMEALKDEVISIQNVSNVPKFIGAAEGYIQTDYSRKDKVIRIMDAIVSGKLEMDKMTVPVPGSYYDKNYSHAGDVLVIDEDQNRKAIEDFLGE
- a CDS encoding cold-shock protein, translating into MKQGTVKWFNAEKGFGFIEIEGENDVFVHFSAIQGDGFKSLEEGQSVEFEVVEGNRGPQAANVTKL
- a CDS encoding sporulation protein, encoding MAKKFNSSIEVKSIKIDTVVDHPYIEHGINLSGTIYIDGVHDYEQIENIKLEVFKVINGEAPKVVSKHSIELVGTVASKDMQMIPFEIMPDERWLPDGAEEMTTLILRTTVLFENGSEYNDEDEIHFDIEE
- a CDS encoding STAS domain-containing protein; translation: MKEYFEGNKGKVEDNLLSEAVNVKDKINDILRVGDIDLINNAHHLIKNIIEGNDEELDLFAKQEGIAWATHSLTLSFKLEWVQAIRRTMWRFIKELNDSDQMMDLEDFFKIEKQLNNRIDNFLNEFFINYSTYKDALISSQKKVVETLSVPIIPITPSICILPLIGSVDTYRTSILEEKVLTEISKLRIQTLIIDLSGIAEMETEVIEHLLKTIYGTSMMGCQTVITGLRPEVVRQMIRLGMLFDKDTRTYGTLQQALNEYLKLDKMYLQ
- a CDS encoding AI-2E family transporter; this translates as MEPEKPSFFSTRYIKFLGGRNTIFTLILLLMIGLIIMIYDEISFIFVPLTVFLGNVILPIILAVIIYYLLRPILRMLEKIKVKRVIGILLIFLALVGIITLLVFLVFPFLKAQFFKLAEELPGYFIEVLTRLDSFLRTNSLISTYYLQIETDVANLLYDLPKELGAFFQETFTGIATGISSVIGILTSFILAIVTVPFILFYLLKDGEKLPAYVLKIFPPRMRDDIKSVFTSIDKQISSYIQGQILVSMCIGIMIFIGFTIIGMDYALLLGVIAMVTSVVPYLGPVIAITPAAIIALVTSPFMLIKLAVVWTIVQLIEGKFISPQIMGKSLHVHPITIIFVLITSGAMFGVPGVILGIPGYAILKVIVSHFYTMFKKRYNKFEPIVEKHYEYTNNKVE
- the msrA gene encoding peptide-methionine (S)-S-oxide reductase MsrA gives rise to the protein MIERATFAGGCFWCMVKPFDTWEGIHKVTSGYMGGHIENPTYEQVKKGDSGHLEVVEIQYDSSMFDYEKLLEIYWQQIDPTDAGGQFQDRGESYTTAIFVYNEEQRMLAEKSKEQLAASGKFSKPIVTVIRDAETFYKAEDYHQDFYKKSPDHYKEDLAQSGRVEFIEEHWEK
- a CDS encoding ATP-binding cassette domain-containing protein; amino-acid sequence: MIAVSNVSLRFGDRKLFEDVNIKFTPGNCYGLIGANGAGKSTFIKILSGEIEPQEGNVIMNPDERLAILKQNHFEYEEYNVLETVIMGHKRLYEVMNEKNAIYMKEDFSDEDGMRAAELEGEFADLNGWEAESEAAILLQGLGIPDSMHQKKLSELTGSEKVKVLLAQALFGKPDVLLLDEPTNHLDIKAIQWLEDFLINFENTVIVVSHDRHFLNKVCTHIADLDFSKIQVYVGNYDFWYESSQLATKMAQDQNSKKEEKIKELQAFIARFSANASKSKQATSRKKMLDKIELDDIRPSSRKYPYVNFSMKREIGNDVLQVQDLGYSLENEKLFSGMNFTMNKDDKIILLGDELAKSALLRMLAEEEEPQEGSIRWGVTTSRAYFPLDNAKYFNGTETSLVDWLRQYSPDDESETFLRGFLGRMLFSGEEVKKKPSVLSGGEKVRCMLSKMMLSESNVLLLDEPTNHLDLESIQALNNGLIAFKGAMIFTSHDHQFIQTIANRVIEIRKDGSILDKQLTYDEFLEWKESQKL
- a CDS encoding toxic anion resistance protein, with translation MSENISNKTDDLLMDELLNNPFSLNETKPQTLTKQANEALPTKLIDRLSEEEKQKAKQLADQIPAGNYEAILTYGANAQTELTRFSHQMLDHVQKKDIGPVGDILGDLMKKLSELNPEELSNEKKSGIKKLFNRVNRSVQEMMTKYQKLSTQIDRIGIQLEHSKRGLVEDVQMLDKLYDQNKTYFQALNVYIAAAELKKDEILNVTIPELKRKAEMSNDQMAYQEVNDMAQFVDRLEKRVYDLQLSRQITIQSAPQIRMIQQTNQTLAEKIQSSIMTSIPLWKNQIAIALTLNRQQKAVAAQRQVTKTTNDLLLKNSEMLKVNSIETAKENERGIVEIDTLKKTQENLLQTIEETMRIQADGRVKRKAAEIEIGRMEEELKQRLLLIADQSKNRSVQP
- a CDS encoding DUF1232 domain-containing protein; translation: MNLELKKELPSYEEQQDFYTKLRAKITKYVDSKSNKLGKFTPYLLFAPDFFHLLIKSMLDDRIDAKSKTLIGSGILYFITPIDMLPEGLIGPGGYMDDIIVAAFIVNMLLNKFSPEIVEEHWAGEHKLLDTMKKVSETSDSLLGKLPARSLLGRFIKTSKKV
- a CDS encoding DUF1033 family protein; the encoded protein is MYEVIYMKADYEPWWAFEGWEEFIMEKAEFDQEDQARSFLEKKLTELRRKFPKEEMRNNKYWAFWSVKEQCYCESCEDDLQIFHGIIFNIK